A section of the Streptomyces sp. CG1 genome encodes:
- a CDS encoding TerD family protein — protein MGVSLSKGGNVSLTKEAPGLTAVLVGLGWDARTTTGADFDLDASALLLNNSGKVASDQHFVFFNNLKSPEGSVEHTGDNLTGEGEGDDEVIKVNLAGVPADIEKIVFPVSIYDAENRQQSFGQVRNAYIRVLNQAGGQEIARYDLSEDASTETAMVFGELYRNGAEWKFRAIGQGYASGLRGIAQDFGVNV, from the coding sequence GTGGGAGTCAGCCTCAGCAAGGGCGGCAACGTATCGCTGACGAAGGAGGCCCCGGGCCTGACCGCGGTCCTCGTCGGTCTGGGCTGGGACGCCCGCACCACGACCGGTGCGGACTTCGACCTCGACGCCAGCGCGCTGCTGCTGAACAACTCCGGCAAGGTCGCGAGCGACCAGCACTTCGTCTTCTTCAACAACCTCAAGAGCCCCGAGGGCTCGGTCGAGCACACCGGTGACAACCTCACCGGTGAGGGCGAGGGCGACGACGAGGTGATCAAGGTCAACCTCGCAGGCGTCCCGGCCGACATCGAGAAGATCGTCTTCCCGGTGTCGATCTACGACGCCGAGAACCGCCAGCAGTCCTTCGGCCAGGTCCGCAACGCCTACATCCGCGTGCTGAACCAGGCCGGCGGCCAGGAGATCGCCCGCTACGACCTGAGCGAGGACGCCTCCACCGAGACCGCCATGGTCTTCGGCGAGCTGTACCGGAACGGGGCGGAGTGGAAGTTCCGCGCCATCGGTCAGGGCTACGCCTCCGGTCTGCGCGGCATCGCGCAGGACTTCGGCGTCAACGTCTGA
- a CDS encoding TerD family protein, which produces MGVTLAKGGNVSLSKAAPNLTNVMIGLGWDARSTTGAPFDLDASALLCGAGNRVMGDEWFVFYNQLKSPDGSVEHTGDNLTGEGEGDDESILVDLTKVPAQCEKVVFPVSIHMADERGQTFGQVSNAFIRVVNQADGQELARYDLSEDASTETAMIFGELYRYQGEWKFRAVGQGYASGLRGIALDFGVNVS; this is translated from the coding sequence ATGGGCGTCACGCTCGCCAAGGGAGGCAATGTCTCCCTCTCCAAAGCCGCACCGAACCTCACGAACGTCATGATCGGGCTCGGCTGGGACGCGCGTTCCACCACCGGCGCCCCCTTCGACCTCGACGCCAGCGCGCTGCTGTGCGGCGCGGGCAACCGCGTCATGGGCGACGAGTGGTTCGTCTTCTACAACCAGCTCAAGAGCCCCGACGGCTCGGTCGAGCACACCGGTGACAATCTCACCGGTGAGGGCGAGGGCGACGACGAGTCGATTCTGGTGGACCTCACCAAGGTGCCGGCGCAGTGCGAGAAGGTCGTCTTCCCGGTCTCGATCCATATGGCGGACGAGCGCGGCCAGACTTTCGGCCAGGTCTCCAACGCCTTCATCCGGGTGGTGAACCAGGCCGACGGCCAGGAACTGGCCCGTTACGACCTGAGCGAGGACGCCTCCACCGAGACCGCCATGATCTTCGGCGAGCTGTACCGCTACCAGGGAGAGTGGAAGTTCCGGGCCGTGGGCCAGGGGTACGCCTCGGGTCTGCGCGGCATCGCCCTGGACTTCGGGGTGAACGTCTCGTAG
- a CDS encoding DUF475 domain-containing protein: protein MLLKTFGWSFAVTALGLVAAVFYGGWEAFGVVAILAVLEISLSFDNAVVNAGILKKMNAFWQKIFLTVGVLIAVFGMRLVFPVVIVAITAKLNPYDAVHLAFTDKDRYQQLVTDAHPAIAAFGGMFLLMIFLDFIFEDRDIQWLRWIERPLAKLGKVDMLAACISMIVLLITSFTFATQAHQHGGAHADKAQTVLIAGIAGLITYMIVGGLSGYFEDRLEEEEEREHEEEEEAARTGKTKSAALLAGQAAFFMFLYLEVLDASFSFDGVIGAFAITNDIVMMALGLGIGAMYVRSLTVYLVRQGTLDDYVFLEHGAHYAIGALAVILMVTIQYEINEVITGLVGVVLIAWSFWSSVRRNRVLEAAGEGSDEKAEVSSGV, encoded by the coding sequence GTGCTTCTGAAAACCTTCGGCTGGTCGTTCGCGGTGACCGCGCTCGGCCTGGTCGCCGCGGTCTTCTACGGGGGGTGGGAGGCCTTCGGCGTCGTGGCGATCCTCGCCGTCCTCGAGATCTCGCTGTCGTTCGACAACGCGGTGGTCAACGCCGGGATCCTGAAGAAGATGAACGCCTTCTGGCAGAAGATCTTCCTCACGGTCGGCGTCCTCATCGCGGTCTTCGGCATGCGGCTGGTGTTCCCGGTCGTCATCGTGGCCATCACCGCCAAGCTCAACCCGTACGACGCGGTCCACCTGGCCTTCACCGACAAGGACCGCTACCAGCAGCTGGTCACCGACGCCCACCCGGCGATCGCCGCCTTCGGCGGCATGTTCCTGCTGATGATCTTCCTGGACTTCATTTTCGAGGACCGGGACATCCAGTGGCTGCGCTGGATCGAGCGGCCCCTGGCCAAGCTCGGCAAGGTCGACATGCTGGCGGCCTGCATCTCGATGATCGTCCTGCTGATCACCTCCTTCACCTTTGCCACCCAGGCCCACCAGCACGGCGGCGCCCACGCCGACAAGGCGCAGACGGTCCTGATCGCCGGTATCGCCGGCCTGATCACCTACATGATCGTCGGTGGTCTGTCCGGCTACTTCGAGGACCGGCTGGAGGAAGAGGAGGAGCGTGAGCACGAGGAGGAGGAAGAGGCCGCCCGCACCGGCAAGACGAAGTCGGCGGCGCTGCTGGCCGGCCAGGCCGCGTTCTTCATGTTCCTCTATCTGGAGGTCCTGGACGCGTCCTTCTCCTTCGACGGCGTGATCGGCGCCTTCGCCATCACCAACGACATCGTGATGATGGCCCTCGGCCTCGGCATCGGCGCGATGTACGTCCGCTCCCTCACGGTCTACCTGGTCCGCCAGGGCACCCTCGACGACTACGTCTTCCTGGAGCACGGCGCCCACTACGCGATCGGCGCCCTGGCCGTGATCCTCATGGTCACCATCCAGTACGAGATCAACGAGGTCATCACCGGCCTCGTCGGAGTCGTCCTGATCGCCTGGTCCTTCTGGTCCTCCGTCCGCCGCAACCGCGTACTGGAGGCCGCCGGCGAGGGCAGCGACGAGAAGGCCGAGGTGTCCTCCGGGGTGTGA
- a CDS encoding Tellurium resistance, which produces MGFFDGLLGARLSDFDSGEAATGSIQLSGRHHTVSLTKQGAATGHLRVNLTWRMRTSDFDANERTSLFRHPFRALKPPEVLGHGQSMVNVDLDLGCLYELTDGTKGVVQPLGNLLGDVNAPPYIKLSGDDRFGSASGETMYVNLDHLDAIKRLLVFVYIYDQTPAFDRTHAIVTLYPSNGPRIEIGLDERHPQARSCAVVMIENVKGELVVRREVKFVYGFQGELDRLYGWGLQWGRGYKTKADR; this is translated from the coding sequence ATGGGTTTCTTCGACGGACTGCTGGGCGCGCGGCTCTCCGATTTCGACTCGGGCGAGGCCGCGACCGGCTCCATCCAGCTCAGCGGGCGGCACCACACGGTGTCGCTCACCAAACAGGGCGCGGCCACCGGCCATCTGCGCGTCAACCTCACCTGGCGGATGCGCACGTCCGACTTCGACGCGAACGAGCGCACCAGCCTCTTCCGCCACCCCTTCAGGGCCCTCAAGCCGCCGGAGGTGCTCGGCCACGGCCAGAGCATGGTCAACGTCGACCTCGACCTCGGCTGCCTGTACGAACTGACCGACGGCACGAAGGGCGTCGTCCAGCCGCTCGGCAACCTCCTCGGCGACGTCAACGCCCCGCCGTACATCAAACTCAGCGGCGACGACCGGTTCGGCTCGGCGTCCGGCGAGACGATGTACGTCAACCTCGACCACCTCGACGCCATCAAACGCCTGCTGGTCTTCGTCTACATCTACGACCAGACCCCGGCCTTCGACCGCACCCACGCCATCGTCACGCTGTACCCCAGCAACGGCCCCCGCATCGAGATAGGCCTCGACGAACGCCACCCCCAGGCCCGCTCCTGCGCGGTCGTCATGATCGAGAACGTGAAGGGCGAGCTGGTCGTCCGCCGCGAGGTGAAGTTCGTGTACGGGTTCCAGGGGGAGCTGGACCGGTTGTACGGATGGGGGCTGCAGTGGGGGCGGGGGTACAAGACCAAGGCCGACAGGTGA